One Archangium violaceum genomic window, AGGTCGATGTTGTTATGCGCGAAGAACATGCCAATAAAGTCAAGCTCGTCATCCGGATGAGCCAGCGGGTTATGGAATGCCCGGAGCCGTTGCTCTAAGTAGTGAATAAAGACGGCCGCAGAGTCGAACAGGTCGCAAAATACACGCAAATCGTCCAGTGAGACGATCCACGTCGGATTTTCAGCGAAGGTCAACCCGACGTTCTTGAAGTCAGCGTGACGCGTTCCCACATCCGAAATGTTGTCAACGGTAACGCAAATTCCCCAGATCCTCCAAAAGTCGGTCTTGCGTATACGTCCGATGGATTGTCTCTTTTGATCGAAGATCTCGACTTCCCCGCGTGACTCAAGCTCATTTATGAATCGGCGAGCTTGGGTTGCTGGAGTGCAAACGAGGTTGCGTATTGACGCCACATAGGCTTGAAGATCAGTCGTTGGGGAGACAGGGGTGAATATGCCTCCTTTGACTTCAACAACAAGGAGGACTTCATCAAAAACAACAAGCCCATCGGCCTCTGCCCACTCTAGTTTATTGGTTGACTTGTTGGTCCACTGGTACTGGATGGATGAATGGCACTTTGCTCCAGGGAGGAGTCGTCCAAACATTTCGAGAGGAAGTTGTTCCGAGACCTCTCGCTGGTGCGAATTCCACTTGGGTCTGTATTCGGGCTTGATGCTGGTGACCAGCATCTGAAGTGTTCTGTATATGTGGTCTTGTAGGTTGTTGTTGTTGAAGCAGTAGTACCGGCCGTCGAATTTGAGAAACGGACGAGTTCGAACGGGTAGGAGTCTGAGAGGCCACCCTCTGTACTCGCCAGGGGCAAAGAATGATTGTTCTTCGCCAGGGCCCCAGGAGAGCGCGTCCAATAGTTTTGTGGGTAGCTTGGTGGTTTTTTGGAGGTCGAAAAGATCGTATTGAGTGAGCTTGTGTTGAGCTTCGATGAGTTTTTCGCGAAGCCCCATTTCGTCTATTGCTTTGCCTAATTGCTTTTGGAACTCTTCTTTGCTGCCGACGGAGCTTGGTTTGAGGACGCTTAGGGTCTTTTTCTGTATTTCTCGGATGTCGAAATATGCGGTAAATAGTTCTTCAGTCAGGCTTTTTTGTATGGACGACAGTGCTTCAATCAGGTCGTCGCTTGAAATTCCGAAGAGTTCTTTCAGAATGTCGCTGTGTGGCGTTATGAAATCCCGAATATGCGGGATGTTGTGTATGAGGTACCGATCGACGGAGACGTTCATCCAGAGCATTTGTGCTCTGACGTAAAAGGAGTCTTGTTGGGTGTCATAGGATGGATCGTTTAGTTGGGAGTGTGCGCTCTTGTGTATGTGATAGTTTAGATTGATTGTTGCGTAGAGATTCCCAATTAGCGATTGAAGTTCGAAGTATTCCTCGTCCGAGGGGATCCTTGTATCGGTCGGAGGTCGGGCGGCTATTATGCTCTGCGTGTAATCCAATACTAGAAGCGGTGACGCTTCATTGAGGCCAAGCTCTTCTTTGGTTTTGGATTGCTCTTTAAGCGCGGAAAGTGCATGTGCTAGATAGCTGCGTTGTAAGAGCGCTGGTGGGTGGAATTGCGTGACGCGATCAGCAATTTGATCGACTAGGTTGTCTATGCTCTTGACCACTGCTGGGTATTCATTGGCCAGTCGGGCCATGACCTTCTTGTGCTTTTCAGGAGACATGTCCTTCTTGATTGTCCATCCTGGGCTTCGGCGACGAGAGCGACGAGTCATTTGGGGCCTCCAAGTGCGTCAGGAGTGAAATTGAATTGATCAGCCAACATGGGCCTGGACCGCACTCAGTACGACGGGATCTTCTGGGTGCTCCAGGCGGATGGGCACGACGTACATCGGCGGGACGGTGGCGCTGACGTAGTGGAGAGCCGTGGTACGTGTACTGCTGTGGTTGAGCGCTTGAGCGACGGCCTCCAGGGGCAAGCCGCCGCCCTTCTGATTGTAGGTGCTGCCCCGTTCAACCAGCCACGTAGCGAAGCTGTGCCGGATGGCGCCGAAGTGGACGAACTCCAGGCCCGTGCGCTTGCACACCCGCTCGACGGCCTCGCGGATGGTCTGCCGATCCGGTGCTGAGCCTCGTACCTGGAGACGCTGGGCGGCGGCGAGCGCCTGGGTATCGAGGGACACGGTGAAGCGCTTGCCCGTCTTGTGCTTGAATGTGACGGTGCCCGCGATCTCGCCCTGATCCTTCAGTACCGCGATCTTGCCGTCACCGCTGGCCAGCCGATCCACCTCGGTGCCGTGCATCCCGCTCTTGGCCTGGAGGCACAGCACGTCGCGGATGGCCTGCGAGCCGAGGACCGCGTAGAGCTTTTGGATGTGCTCGATGCCGTAGCCCTTGAGTTCGTGGTTCCGGCGCGCAGGAGGCACCTTCAGGAAGCGTCCCGGGTTCTCCATCGGGTCTAGCTCGCCGGCCTCCTGGAGGTACGAGGTGAAGGACTTGAAGACGATGATGCGCCACTTCTTGCCCGTGTCCCAGGTGGCCAGCAGCTTCTTC contains:
- a CDS encoding SEC-C metal-binding domain-containing protein, whose product is MSPEKHKKVMARLANEYPAVVKSIDNLVDQIADRVTQFHPPALLQRSYLAHALSALKEQSKTKEELGLNEASPLLVLDYTQSIIAARPPTDTRIPSDEEYFELQSLIGNLYATINLNYHIHKSAHSQLNDPSYDTQQDSFYVRAQMLWMNVSVDRYLIHNIPHIRDFITPHSDILKELFGISSDDLIEALSSIQKSLTEELFTAYFDIREIQKKTLSVLKPSSVGSKEEFQKQLGKAIDEMGLREKLIEAQHKLTQYDLFDLQKTTKLPTKLLDALSWGPGEEQSFFAPGEYRGWPLRLLPVRTRPFLKFDGRYYCFNNNNLQDHIYRTLQMLVTSIKPEYRPKWNSHQREVSEQLPLEMFGRLLPGAKCHSSIQYQWTNKSTNKLEWAEADGLVVFDEVLLVVEVKGGIFTPVSPTTDLQAYVASIRNLVCTPATQARRFINELESRGEVEIFDQKRQSIGRIRKTDFWRIWGICVTVDNISDVGTRHADFKNVGLTFAENPTWIVSLDDLRVFCDLFDSAAVFIHYLEQRLRAFHNPLAHPDDELDFIGMFFAHNNIDLHAKKFGNLDHIAWHGYRQVVDKYYDELISGGAPQKPSQGFYDFFSTALLKLEKSGRPGSTRSCSWLLELADESRRQFDALVRHCIELQSAERTIKPASMLSDDSSILIFCVTPDFTPPSRSWMREYALALVHSMQGKDLLVFELGFKDGDIAWAHGDILGQRHLKEIAPDRLAQLSEKYSQSRLNTLRSTRKAGKIGRNEKCPCGSGRKYKACHGQKKT
- a CDS encoding site-specific integrase, producing MPKWSGKWLGGRTYTANDGSTRWIIRKTVAGTAYNITLDVRSEAEALAELAVFRRNPAAYRTASQERVEEAQKAQEDAAKAVFLDENRAQRFLQHLKASGRSVEYLKSTRSYLAAWATALAGKDLRALTGPALKKLLATWDTGKKWRIIVFKSFTSYLQEAGELDPMENPGRFLKVPPARRNHELKGYGIEHIQKLYAVLGSQAIRDVLCLQAKSGMHGTEVDRLASGDGKIAVLKDQGEIAGTVTFKHKTGKRFTVSLDTQALAAAQRLQVRGSAPDRQTIREAVERVCKRTGLEFVHFGAIRHSFATWLVERGSTYNQKGGGLPLEAVAQALNHSSTRTTALHYVSATVPPMYVVPIRLEHPEDPVVLSAVQAHVG